GACGAGCTGATCGCGCCCGCCGTAGACGAGCAGTGTCGGGGCGAGCACGCGCTCGGCCTGCCGCCACAGCCCGTGCTGCCCGCCGAGCGTGTACGCGTCGACGATGCCGCGGGAGGAGCGGGCCATGGCGTCCCAGAAGTACGGGAGCTCCAGGCGCCGCTCCATCTCCTCGACGGCGTGCCGGAGCCCCTCGTCGCTGACCCGGCCGGGGTCTCCGTAACAGAGCGACAGCACCCCGCGGACCCGCTGCTCGGGCGTCCAGTCCCGGGAGAGCCTCGCGAAGAGCGAGGCGACGCCGGGCACCGCGAGCATCACGGTGGGCCAGGCGGTGCGCTGGGCGCGCAGCTCGGGCAGGGCCGGGGCGATCAGGGTGAGGGTGCGGACCAGGTCGGGCCGCACGGCGGCGACGCGGGTGGCGACGGCGCCGCCCAGCGAGTTGCCGAAGAGGTGCACCGGTCCGCGCCCGCCGGCGTCCAGGAGCCGGATGACGGCCCGGGCGTGCCCGGTGACCGAGTAGTTGCCGTCGTCGGGCGGCGGGGAGTCGCCGAAGCCGGGCAGGTCGACGGCCTCGCCGTCGACCTGGTCCGCGAGCAGCGGCATGAGCGCCGACCAGTTCTGCGAGGAGCCGCCCAGACCGTGGACGTACAGCGCGGGCGGCAGACCGGCGCGGATGCCGGGGCGGGCGCGCACGGTGAGGGTGAGTCCGGGCAGGGCGACGGAGCGGAGCTCCTCGCCGTCGGCGACCCGTACGGCGCGGATCCGCGACGCCTGCGGTGCGGCGGCGGTCCGGGTTTCCGGCAGCTCGGTCGAGGACATGGCCGCAATATTACGAGACGATCACGCGGGGGCGCGTGTGGGTGCCGTCACAAGTGCGTGTGCGGCGGGGCGCGTGTGCTCCTACGCTCGAAGGGAGGGCCATCGGAGCGGACCGCGGACCCCGCGCGCCGGAAGGAACCGCATGACTGTCGATCCGACCGAGCCGGACACATTCGCCGAGGAAGAGGCCGCAGTGCTCGACCAGGAAATCCCCGAGGCCGACGCGGCCGAACAGCACACCGAACTGCAGCAGCGCGAGGACGAGCACCCCACACATATCGAGCACGAGTCGGCGAACGAGGCCGACGCGTCCGATCAGACGCGCGTCGTCGCCCTCGACGAGGACGACTACCGCTGATTTGTTCGGTTTAATCTTGAATCGACTGTCGACCAGGGCGTCCGGTCCGTGAAATTCTGCGTTCGCACCGCGCACAGCCGGGTTACCCAAAAGTACGATGGCCGCGCGGCGCGACAGCGCGCATGGATCGATTCTTGGGAGGCCGCGTGAGCGCCATCGAGCAGACAGAGGCCGCACGCCCTCGGGGCACGCGCCTGCCGCGGCGCGCCCGACGGAACCAGCTGCTCGGCGCGGCCCAGGAGGTCTTCGTCGCCCAGGGGTACCACTCGGCGGCGATGGACGACATCGCGGAGCGGGCGGGCGTCAGCAAGCCGGTGCTCTACCAGCACTTCCCCGGAAAGCTGGAGCTCTACCTGGCCCTGCTCGACCAGCACTGCGAGTCCCTCCTGCAGTCGGTGCGCACGGCCCTGGCCTCCACCACGGACAACAAGCTCCGGGTCGCGGCGACGATGGACGCCTACTTCGCGTACGTGGAGGACGAGGGCGGCGCCTTCCGGCTGGTCTTCGAGTCCGATCTGACCAACGAGCCGGCCGTGCGCGAGCGCGTGGACCGGGTCAGCCTCCAGTGCGCCGAGGCGATCTCCGACGTCATCGCCGAGGACACCGGGCTCTCGAAGGACGAGTCGATGCTGCTCGCCGTCGGGCTCGGCGGCGTCTCCCAGGTCGTCGCCCGCTACTGGCTGTCCAGCGAGTCGGTGATCCCCCGCGAGAAGGCGGTGGGGCTGCTGACCTCGCTCGCCTGGCGCGGCATCGCAGGCTTCCCGCTGCACCCGGTCGACGGCCAGCTGAGCGCCGAGGGTCACTGACTCTCCTCGGGGCATTCCCGCGGAGTGTTCGCTCCTGGCGTGCCGCCGCTGAGCCGTGCGCGTCCCCTCACCGGGCTAATGTGTGCAGCGTACGGCGCGGAAGTCGCGCAACGCTGACCGTTCGGAGGGACATAGCCGTGGAGGTCAAGATCGGCGTGCAGCACGCACTGCGGGAGATCGTTCTGGAGAGCGGGCAGTCCGCCGAGGAGGTGGAGCGCGCGGTGGCCGACGCTCTGGCCGGCAAGGCGCAGCTGCTCAGCCTCTCGGACGAGAAGGGCCGCAAGGTCCTCATCCCGGCCGAAAAGATCGCGTACGTGGAGCTCGGCGAGCCCGCCGTGCGTCGGGTGGGCTTCGGCGCCCTCTGAGTCCCGGATCTACGGGAAAGGCCCGGCGGACCGTCACGGTCCGCCGGGCCTTTTCGTCTCGAATGGCCACGTCAGGGGGTACGGGGAGGATTGCCGCCGAGGCGCCTGGGGTAGGAGGGCTACGACCGCACCACCCGCCCCGCAGCACCCGCGAGGTGATCCGCCGTGTTCCTGGAAGCCCTCGGTTCCGCCCTGCTCGGCTTCGCCCTGGCCTGGGCCGCCGTGCAATGGCTGGCCGACCGCCTCCCCTCCCGGGGGACCGTCCTCATGACCGGCGCGGTGGGCGGCGTCTTCGGCGCGCTCGTCACACACGGGGCGCTGGGCCCCGGCCACTTCCTCGCCACGCTCATCGGCGCGGTGGCGGTCGCGGCGGTGCTGCTCTCGCTGCTGATCCGCCCGGCCTCGCGCCGGCTGCGACGATCAGCGGCGGCGTGAACAGCGCCACTCTCCGACGAACGAGCCGTACGACAGGACTCAGGGCCTACGCGGCCAGGCCGAGCGCGGCCATGCGCTTCGTGTGGGCCTCGGTGATCCGGGAGAACATCCGGCCGACCTCGGCGAGGTCGAAGCCGTCCGCGACACCGCCGACCAGCATCGTCGACAGCGCGTCGCGCTCGGCGACCACGCGCTGGGCCTGCGAGAGCGCCTCGCCCATCAGGCGGCGCGCCCAGAGCGCGAGCCGGCCGCCGACGCGGGGGTCGGCGTCGATCGCCGCGCGGACCTTCTCCACGGCGAAGTTGCCGTGGCCGGTGTCGTCGAGCACCGACAGGACGAGACCGCGCGTGTCGGAGTCGAGCCGGGCCGCGACCTCCCGGTAGAAGTCGCTGGCGATCGAGTCGCCGACGTACGCCTTGACGAGGCCCTCCAGCCAGTCCGACGGCGCGGTCTGGCGGTGGAAGTCGTCGAGCGCCTTGGCGAAGGGCTCCATCGCGGCGGTCGGCTCGGCGTCCACGGCCGCGAGCCGGTCCCGCAGCTGCTCGAAGTGGTGGAACTCGGCCGAGGCCATCTTCGCCAGCTCCGCCTTGTCCGCGAGGGTCGGCGCCAGCTTGGCGTCCTCGGCGAGCCGCTCGAAGGCCGCCAGCTCTCCGTAGGCCAGCGCGCCGAGGAGGTCGATCACGGCGGCGCGGTACTGCGGCTCGGTGGATGCCGTGGCCCAGTCCTCGGCGGCGATTCCCTTGTGCTCGCTGTCTGTCACGGCAAACCTTCCGATTCCGCTGCGGCGCACCGCGGCCGGCTGCTAGCGTCCCTGCTACGCGTCACCGCGTCGGGCAGGGCTTGTCCGTCATGAGGCTGCTTCGCAGCCGAGTGAGAAGCCCCTCGCGGGGAGGAGTCACGGAGCGCACAATAGCCCGCGCTCAGCGCATGGGAAGACCCCGTCCGGCACCGCCGGGCGGGGCCCTCGACAATTCGGCCCAGCACGGATGCGCGAATCCGGGGTACAGTGGTAATGCGCCTGCTGAGTATGCGGACATGCTTTCGCACGTTCGGACGTATCCGGTGGGCCGACTCATGAATGAGGATGCCCGGTCGGTGGCCCGATCGGCTCCGGCCCGACAGCCCTTCCGGCGGACCCGCGGAAGGGTCACCTCAGCGGTTCGACGCTCGAGCGACGGCAGTGGTCCCGCGCCACCTGGCTGCGATCTTCACGATCCGGCCGGAAGTATCCCGGCACGGTACGACCCCCTTCGTTCGCCTCGTCCCGCGTCCACAGAAGAGGCAGCACCCTGACTACGACTTTCCGAGAGCTCGGAATCCTTCCCGAGACGGCCGAGGCCCTTGAGGCCGTCGGCATCGTCACCCCCTTCCCCATCCAGGAGATGACCCTTCCGGTCGCCCTCACCGGCACCGATGTCATCGGCCAGGCCAAGACCGGCACGGGCAAGACCCTCGGTTTCGGCCTTCCGATCCTGGAGCGCGTCACCGTTCCCGCGGACGTCGAGGCCGGCCGGGCGAAGCCCGAGCAGCTGACCGACGCCCCGCAGGCGCTCGTCGTCGTTCCGACCCGCGAGCTGTGCCAGCAGGTCACCAACGACCTCCTCACCGCCGGCAAGGTGCGCAACGTCCGCGTACTCGCCATCTACGGCGGCCGCGCGTACGAGCCCCAGGTCGAGGCGCTCAAGAAGGGCGTCGACGTCATCGTCGGCACCCCCGGCCGTCTGCTCGACCTGGCCGGCCAGCGCAAGCTCGACCTCTCGCACGTCAAGGTCCTCGTCCTGGACGAGGCCGACGAGATGCTCGACCTGGGCTTCCTGCCCGACGTCGAGAAGATCATGAACATGCTTCCGGCCAAGCGCCAGACCATGCTGTTCTCGGCGACCATGCCGGGCGCGGTCATCAGCCTGGCCCGCCGCTACATGTCGCAGCCCACGCACATCCGGGCCACCTCGCCCGACGGCGAGGGCGCGACCGTCGCCAACATCAAGCAGCACGTCTACCGCGCGCACAACATGGACAAGCCGGAGATGGTCTCCCGCATCCTCCAGGCCAACGGCCGCGGGCTCGCGATGATCTTCTGCCGTACGAAGCGCACGGCGGCCGACATCGCCGAGCAGCTGGAGCGGCGCGGCTTCGCGTCCGGCGCGGTCCACGGCGACCTCGGCCAGGGCGCCCGCGAGCAGGCGCTGCGCGCCTTCCGCAACGGCAAGGTCGACGTCCTCGTCTGCACCGACGTCGCCGCGCGCGGCATCGACGTCGAGGGTGTCACCCACGTCATCAACTACCAGTCGCCGGAGGACGAGAAGACGTTCCTCCACCGCGTGGGCCGCACCGGCCGCGCGGGTGCGAAGGGTACGGCCGTGACGCTGGTCGACTGGGACGACATCCCGCGCTGGCAGCTCATCAACAAGGCGCTGGAGCTGGACTTCCACGACCCGGCCGAGACGTACTCGTCGTCCCCGCACCTCTACGAGGAGCTGGACATCCCGGCGGGCACCAAGGGCATCCTGCCCCGCACCGAGCGGACCCGTGCGGGTCTGGGCGCGGAGGAGCTGGAGGACCTGGGCGAGCCCGGCGGACGCCGTGGGCGTGCCCCGAAGGCCGACAAGGTCGAGAAGGCCGAGGAGTTCCCGGCCCGTACGCGGACCCCGCGCCAGCGCCGGCGTACCCGTGGCGGCAGCGACGCCGGTGACGCTCCGGTGTCGACGGCTCCGGCCACCGCCGTGTCCGCCGCTCCGGCCGCTCCGGTTTCCGAGGACGCGCCTGCCGAGTCCGGCCCGCGTACCCCGCGTCGCCGTCGCCGTACCCGTCCGGGCAACCCCGGCACCGCGCAGACCGCTCCGGTCACCGCCCAGCCGGTCCAGGCCGCTCCGGTGGTCCAGGCCGCTCCGGCGGCTCCGGTCGTCGAGGCCGCTCCGGCCCCCGTCGCCGAGGAGCCGAAGGCCCCCCGTCGCCGTGCCCGTGCCGCCCGCCCGGAGGCCGTGACGGCCGCGTTCGTCGCCCCGGCTCCCGTGGCCCAGGAGGCCGCCCCGGCCCCGCGTCGTCGCCGTCCCCGCGTCCTGCGGCCGGTCGAGGACACCGTTTCCTTCCAGACGGTCGAGACCGCCGCGGCCGCCCTGCGGAACGCTCCGGTCGCCGAGGCGCCCGCCGCCCCGGTCGTCGAGGCCCCCGTCGAGGCCCCGGCGGAGCCGAAGAAGGCACCGCGCCGCCGCACGGCCAAGAAGGCCGTCGCGGAGCCGGTCGTCGAGGCCGTCGCCGCTCCGGTGGTCGAGGCCGTCACGGTCACCGCCGAGGTCACGGCCGAGGTTCCCGCCCCGCGCCGTCGCCGTGCGGTCCGCAAGGCCACCGGTTCCCCGGTGGCCGCCGAAGCGCCGGTGGCCGAGGCCCCCGTCGCCGAACCGGTCGCCGAGCCGGTCGTCGAGGAAGCCCCCAAGGCTCCCCGCGCCCGCCGCACCGCCCGCAGGCCCGCCGGATCCCCGGTGACCGCCGAAGCGCCGGTGGCCGAGGCCCCGGTCGCCGAGCCGGTCGTCGCGCCGGTCGTCGAGGAGGCCCCCAAGGCTCCCCGCGCCCGCCGCACCGCCCGCAGGCCCGCCGGATCCCCGGTCACCACCGAGGCACCGGTGACCGTGATCGAGGCCCCCGTCGCCGAACCGGCCGCCGTGCCGGTCGTCGAGAAGGTCGCCGAGCCGGTCGTCGAGGAAGCCCCCAAGGCTGCCAAGGCTCCGCGCGCCCGCCGCACGACCAAGAAGGCCGCGGCCGCCGAGGTCGTCGTCGAGGCCGTCGAGGCCCCGGTCGCCGAGGAGGCCCCGAAGGCCCCGCGTCGCCGCGCCACGAAGAAGGCGGTCGCCGCCGAGGCGCCCGACGCCTCGGAGCCGAAGACGCCCACGCGTCGTCGTACGACGAAGAAGGCCGCGGCCGCCGCCGAGGCCCCGGCAGTCGAGGCCGCGGTCGCCGAGGAAGCCCCCAAGGCTCCCCGTCGCCGCACCACGAAGAAGGCGGCGGCGGCTCAGCCCGAGAGCTGATCCCCGCCCCCGTCACGGCCGTGCGGCCCGGTCCCTTCCCAGGGGCCGGGCCGCACGGCCGTTGTGGCAGGCGCCCCCGAGCCCTGCCCCGTTCGCGCCGTTACAGTCCAGATATGAGCAAGCCCCGTTCCCTCGCGCTCCCGCCCCGCACCCGCGCCCGCCGACTGGCGACCGCACGGGGTGACTTCGCCGTCCTCGACGCGATGCCCGAGGGCGAGCGGCGGGGGACGGTGCTGCTGCTGCCCGGGTACACCGGCAGCAAGGAGGACTTCCTGGCGCTGCTCGGGCCGCTGAGCGAGGCCGGGTACCGGGCGGTGGCGGTGGACGGGCGGGGCCAGCACGAGACCCCGGGCCCCCGTGGCCGGGCCGCCTACCGGCGCAGGCCGCTCGCCCTCGACGCGGTCGCGCAGGCCGCCGCCCTCGGCGACGGGCCCGTCCATCTGCTCGGCCACTCCTTCGGCGGCCTCGTGGCCCGCGCCGCCGGC
The sequence above is a segment of the Streptomyces sp. NBC_01255 genome. Coding sequences within it:
- a CDS encoding alpha/beta fold hydrolase, with the protein product MSSTELPETRTAAAPQASRIRAVRVADGEELRSVALPGLTLTVRARPGIRAGLPPALYVHGLGGSSQNWSALMPLLADQVDGEAVDLPGFGDSPPPDDGNYSVTGHARAVIRLLDAGGRGPVHLFGNSLGGAVATRVAAVRPDLVRTLTLIAPALPELRAQRTAWPTVMLAVPGVASLFARLSRDWTPEQRVRGVLSLCYGDPGRVSDEGLRHAVEEMERRLELPYFWDAMARSSRGIVDAYTLGGQHGLWRQAERVLAPTLLVYGGRDQLVAYRMARKAAAAFRGSRLLTLPDAGHVAMMEYPETVAQAARELIAEDGGS
- a CDS encoding TetR/AcrR family transcriptional regulator — translated: MSAIEQTEAARPRGTRLPRRARRNQLLGAAQEVFVAQGYHSAAMDDIAERAGVSKPVLYQHFPGKLELYLALLDQHCESLLQSVRTALASTTDNKLRVAATMDAYFAYVEDEGGAFRLVFESDLTNEPAVRERVDRVSLQCAEAISDVIAEDTGLSKDESMLLAVGLGGVSQVVARYWLSSESVIPREKAVGLLTSLAWRGIAGFPLHPVDGQLSAEGH
- a CDS encoding DUF3107 domain-containing protein, yielding MEVKIGVQHALREIVLESGQSAEEVERAVADALAGKAQLLSLSDEKGRKVLIPAEKIAYVELGEPAVRRVGFGAL
- a CDS encoding ferritin-like fold-containing protein yields the protein MTDSEHKGIAAEDWATASTEPQYRAAVIDLLGALAYGELAAFERLAEDAKLAPTLADKAELAKMASAEFHHFEQLRDRLAAVDAEPTAAMEPFAKALDDFHRQTAPSDWLEGLVKAYVGDSIASDFYREVAARLDSDTRGLVLSVLDDTGHGNFAVEKVRAAIDADPRVGGRLALWARRLMGEALSQAQRVVAERDALSTMLVGGVADGFDLAEVGRMFSRITEAHTKRMAALGLAA
- a CDS encoding DEAD/DEAH box helicase, with amino-acid sequence MTLPVALTGTDVIGQAKTGTGKTLGFGLPILERVTVPADVEAGRAKPEQLTDAPQALVVVPTRELCQQVTNDLLTAGKVRNVRVLAIYGGRAYEPQVEALKKGVDVIVGTPGRLLDLAGQRKLDLSHVKVLVLDEADEMLDLGFLPDVEKIMNMLPAKRQTMLFSATMPGAVISLARRYMSQPTHIRATSPDGEGATVANIKQHVYRAHNMDKPEMVSRILQANGRGLAMIFCRTKRTAADIAEQLERRGFASGAVHGDLGQGAREQALRAFRNGKVDVLVCTDVAARGIDVEGVTHVINYQSPEDEKTFLHRVGRTGRAGAKGTAVTLVDWDDIPRWQLINKALELDFHDPAETYSSSPHLYEELDIPAGTKGILPRTERTRAGLGAEELEDLGEPGGRRGRAPKADKVEKAEEFPARTRTPRQRRRTRGGSDAGDAPVSTAPATAVSAAPAAPVSEDAPAESGPRTPRRRRRTRPGNPGTAQTAPVTAQPVQAAPVVQAAPAAPVVEAAPAPVAEEPKAPRRRARAARPEAVTAAFVAPAPVAQEAAPAPRRRRPRVLRPVEDTVSFQTVETAAAALRNAPVAEAPAAPVVEAPVEAPAEPKKAPRRRTAKKAVAEPVVEAVAAPVVEAVTVTAEVTAEVPAPRRRRAVRKATGSPVAAEAPVAEAPVAEPVAEPVVEEAPKAPRARRTARRPAGSPVTAEAPVAEAPVAEPVVAPVVEEAPKAPRARRTARRPAGSPVTTEAPVTVIEAPVAEPAAVPVVEKVAEPVVEEAPKAAKAPRARRTTKKAAAAEVVVEAVEAPVAEEAPKAPRRRATKKAVAAEAPDASEPKTPTRRRTTKKAAAAAEAPAVEAAVAEEAPKAPRRRTTKKAAAAQPES